GCCGATATCTGCGTAGACGGACGTGAAACGACGTCATCGGAAACCGCTGTCGCGCGCTCCGAAGTTGCAGCCATCCTCGCCGAAGCATTCGGCCAGCTCACGCCACGAGAACAGGACATCATCAAAAAACGTTTTTGTGATGAACTGTCCCAGAACCAGGTCTCGGATATCTGCGGCCTGACGCGCATGCGCGTCCGCTGGATCGAAGCCAAGGCGCTCGGCAAACTCCGGTGCCTGCTCCAAGACAAGGACATCTTCTGAATCTGACGCGGCCGAGCCCAGCTCGACCGCGTTTTCTTATCAAAAGCCACAATTTTAAGGTCCCGCCACGGACTGATGACAAACAGTCGCCCAGCTTGACCAAAGACGAGAAACGCGCTACATTATGCGGTCCTGCCGTACGGAGAGACGGAGAGACGAAGTCATGTCGCTTGCGAGCGACGTGGCCGGAGTCAGCGAAATATCAGCGGACTTTGTATCTTCGCTACTCCCTGACTTCTCAACAATGTAGGACCTCGCCCTTTACAATCAGGAGAACACGCCATGACCGATCATCAAGGATCGCCGATCTCTGAATCGCTGAGCAAATTATTGCGTCATTCCATGCTCGATCGGGAAGAGGAACTCCGACTCATCGGCCGGTCTCAGCAAGGCGACCGCCAGGCCCTCGACTCGCTCGTGCGCCACAATCTCAAGTTCGTGATGAGCATCGCCAAGCGCTATGCCGGCCGCGGCGTCGAACTCGAGGATCTGTTCAGCGAAGGCGCCATCGGCCTGCAGATAGCCATCAAGAAATTCGACGTCACGAGCGGTAATCGGCTCAGCACCTACGCCATCTGGTGGATCCGGCAGCTGATCGCCCGCTACCTGGATGATCATTGCCGCACGATCCGCGTACCGATCAGAGTCCAAAAGAACCTGCGCGACGAGGAATCGGCAGAAGAAAACGACAACCGCCTCACCAAGGCCGGCCTCGACAACTTCTCGCCCGTCTCGCTCGACCAGGAACTGTCGTCCGGCGACGATTCCAACCAGAACGGATGCACGCTCGCCGATACCTGCGCGGACGAATGCAAAACAGCGTCGCCAGAAACAGCCGTCGCTCGCGCCGAGGTCTCGGACATCATCACTGAGGCGATCAGCCAGCTCACGCCCCGAGAACAATACGTCATCGTAAAACGTTTTCGCGAAGAGCTGACCCTGCGCAATATCGCCGGAACCCACACTCTGTCACGCGAGCGCATTCGCCAGATCGAAGCCAAGGCGCTCGGCAAACTCCGGCGTCTGCTCCAAAACAAGGACATCTTCTGACCCGCACGCGGTCGAGCTCAGCTCGACCGCTTTTTCTTATCAAAATCCGTAATTTAAGGCTCCAAATAAGGCTAGTGGCGCACAGCCGCCAAGCTTGACAAAAAACGTAAAATAAGCTATATTATACGGTCCCGCCAGTAACGGGATGAAGCTCTTTTCCAACCAGGAGATCATCATGTCCAATCACGAACAAGAAATGCTTGAGGTTTCGTTCGACGACAACACCTACCAGCTCGAATGCGCGCTCGCCGATACCGGCGCGGACGAACGCTACGCCGCGTCGTCGCCCGAAACCGCCGTCGCCCGCTCTGAAGCTGAGGTCATCGTCACCAAGGCGCTCAACAGACTCACGCCTCGGGAACAGAGCATCATCGTCAAGCGCTTCTGGGGCGACCTGGACCAGCGCGAGATCTCCAAGATCTACGGCATGACGTACGCAAACATCGACAAGATCGAAGCCCAGGCGTTCGACAAACTCCGTCAGCATCTTTCGAGAGACCTCTTCTGAGACCAACGCGGTCGAGCCTAGCTCGGCCGCGTTTCATTTTATCTTCGCCGCTCCGTCTCCCCAGGACTCCCCAACTCCCGCGCTTCATGTTAACGTAAATTTGCTATGCGCTTCGACCTTCTCACCATCTTCCCCTCGATGTTCGAGAGCTACTTCTCGGAGTCGATCATCAAACGCGCCGTCGAGCGCGGCCTTTTGGATATCCGGGCGCACGACCTGCGCCAGTGGTCCGAGGACAAACACCGCAAAGTCGACGACCGACCGTTCGGTGGCGGACCAGGCATGGTCATGGCGGTCGGCCCTTTCTTCAAAGCGTTGAGGGCTTTAAGAGTTGGGAAGTCAGGGAGAGACGGAGATACGAAGAAACGGAACAAGATGCGCGTCGTCCTGTTGTCCGCCAAGGGCAAAAAATTCACCCACAAAGAAGCCGTCCGGCTCGCCAAATACAAGCAGCTTATTCTGCTCTGCGGCCGCTATGAAGGCGTGGACGAACGTGTCGCGTCCGAACTGGCCGACGAGGAAATTTCGATCGGTGACTACGTGCTCACCGGCGGCGAACTGCCAGCCATGGTCGTAGTCGACGCGGTAGCCCGCCAAGTCCCCGGCGTCTTGGGCAAAGCCGAATCCCTAGTGCAAGAATCCCACGCCGAAGAAGGCGTCACCGAATATCCGCAATACACCCGGCCGGAAATTTTCTCCCCGAAAAAAGGCGTGAACTGGAAAGTTCCCAAGATATTGCTCTCCGGCGACCATAAGAAGATCGCCGCGTGGCGTACCGCGAAAAGCCGCGCCAAAAAATGACCGTAAACATGAAAAAGGCGCATCTGCGCCTTTTTTTGCTGAAATCAGCCAGGAAGCCCGGCCGACTTGCCAAGACGCCGACGGCTAAGTAGGATGCGGCCAGAAGCAGTTCCTTGCCAAAACAAAGGAGCGAATCATGACGGACCGCGCCGTTCGAATCGACCTTGCCACTGACGCCATCGTGAACATCGACCTCCAGCCGACTTTCATGCCCGGCGGCGGACTGCCGGTTGCCGGCGGCGACGAGATCATCCCGCTCGTCCAACGCCTCAACCTGCTGTTCCCGCCCAGACAGCGCTACGCGACCCTCGACAAGCATCCGCGAGGCCACATCTCGCTCGCCAGTTCGTACAAAGGCCTGGCTCCATATTCCCAGCTCACAGCCGCCGAGGTCGCGAGCTGGACGGCAGCCGATAATCGGTTCGCCGCCGGCGCCCACTTCCGTCTCCCCGATCTGCAGAGCTATCTGGCTCAGGTCAAAACCCAGACGCTCTGGCCGGACCACGGCCTCATCGGCACGCCTGAGTCCGAACTGCATCCCGACCTGGTCCGCCGCGACTACCGGTTCGTCCTGATCAAAGGGACCAACCCGAGGTGCGACTCCTACTCCGGCCTGCGCGATAATCTGCGGCATCCGACCGGACTGGGCGAGCTGCTGCACGTGGACGGAGTGAAGCGTATTTTCCTCACCGGCCTGGCCCTCGACTTCTGCGTCGGCTTCACCGCTCTCGACGCCCGGGACTACGGCTTCGAGGTCTTCGTCATCGAGGACGCCACGCGCGCGGTCGCGCTGCCGGGCACCGTCGAGGCCATGAGAGCGGCTTTTCTCAAAGCCGGCGTCCGGCTCATCCAGTCGGAAGACCTCATCGCTTTCTGACCACCGCTCCATCTCTACCAGGACGGACCCTTGCCGGGACCGTCCTTTTTCTTCGACCGCTTTTCTTTTCTTTACTCGCTGCCCGCGGCCGAGTAACATTCAGATTGAACTGGATCTTATGAATAAAAAAATCGCCATCTTCGGCGGCAGCTTCAATCCCGCCGGCCGCCACCACCGCGCCGTCGCGGAAGCGCTCAGCCAGCACTTCGACGAGATCATCGTCGTGCCTTGCGGCCCGCGCCCGGACAAACCGATCGTGGTGGACATCGAACCAGTCCATCGCGCGGTCATGGCCGACCTGGCTTTCCGCGGCCTGCCGAAGGTCCGCGTGGAACTTTTCGATCTGGAACTCGACACTTATACGCGCACCATTGACCTGGACCGGATGTTCAGCCGCGAAGGCGAGATCTGGCATGTGGTCGGCACGGACCTCGTCAAAGGCGGCCGCGCCAAAAATTCCGAGATCCACCACTGGGAACGCGGCCCGGAACTTTGGGACAACGCCAATTTTGCCGTCATCCAGCGCGCCGGCTACGACATCGACCCGGCCGACCTGCCGCCGCACAGCCAGCTCTTCCGTTCCGAACACTCCAGTTCCAGCTCCGAGATCCGCGAACGGACCTTCAAGCGCCAGCCCATCTCCGATCTGGTCACGCCCGAGGTCGAGAGCTACATCAACCGCTACAACCTGTACCGCGGCACGACGCCGCAGCGTTCGGTCAGCCTGAAGCTCGACCCGCGCGCGCTCATCGTCGCCGACGACCGCAATCCGGTGGCGGTCGAACTCGCGACCTCCCTCCAGCGCCTCGAAGACGCGGCAAATCCCAACTGCATCATCGTGATCGGCGGCGACGGCACCATGATCCGCGCCATCCGCCGACACTGGCGCTTGCGGCTCCCGTTCATCGGACTGAACGCCGGCCACCGCGGTCACCTGCTGAACGACCTCGACAAGAACGGCGTCCCCGACGTCCTGGAATCGGAGAAACACGTCCACCAGCTGCCGCTCCTCTACTCCGAGGTCTTCGACGCGGACGGTGCGCTCGCCGACAGCAGCTACGCCGTGAACGACACCTGGGTCGAACGCGCGAGCGGCCAAGCGGCCTGGATCCAGGTCAAAGTGAACAACGAGATCAAGATCCCGAAACTCGTCGCTGATGGCGCGCTCGTCGCCACGGCTTCCGGCTCGACAGCCTACGCCAAAGCCATGGGCGGCAAGCCGCTGCTCGTCGGCGCGCAGGAGATCACACTCGTCGGCTCGAACGTGACCGCGCCTTTCGGTTTCAAATCCGCCTCGCTGCCGCTCGACGCCGCGGTCGAATTCGAATCCCTGAATCCGCAGAAACGTCCGATCCGCGCCTTCGTCGACGGCCTGGAAAAAGGCGTCGTCTCCCGGGTGAAGACCCGCGTCAGCCGCATCGCTGCGGTCGAAGTGGCTTTCTCCCCCAAACGCGACATGGCCGCCAAATTGGCCGATTTCTTCTTCACCTCGGCCAGCTGACGACGATAGCCGGCCGGCAGCGCTTGACAAAAGCGCTGATTTTTATTTAATTTAAGCCGTTCTTTGACAACGCATCCGCACCAGCATAGGAGGCCGCGATGATCATCAAATCGCTACTCGATCTCGACTACTACAAACTGACCATGGCCCAGGTGGCCTGGCGGCATTTCTTTCATCGCGTTCCGGTGACCTACAGTTTCACCAACCGGACCCAAAAAGTCCGCTTGGCGGACCACATCGCCGAAGCCGACCTGCGGCGCGAAC
The Patescibacteria group bacterium genome window above contains:
- a CDS encoding sigma-70 family RNA polymerase sigma factor; the encoded protein is MTDHQGSPISESLSKLLRHSMLDREEELRLIGRSQQGDRQALDSLVRHNLKFVMSIAKRYAGRGVELEDLFSEGAIGLQIAIKKFDVTSGNRLSTYAIWWIRQLIARYLDDHCRTIRVPIRVQKNLRDEESAEENDNRLTKAGLDNFSPVSLDQELSSGDDSNQNGCTLADTCADECKTASPETAVARAEVSDIITEAISQLTPREQYVIVKRFREELTLRNIAGTHTLSRERIRQIEAKALGKLRRLLQNKDIF
- a CDS encoding sigma-70 family RNA polymerase sigma factor; protein product: MSNHEQEMLEVSFDDNTYQLECALADTGADERYAASSPETAVARSEAEVIVTKALNRLTPREQSIIVKRFWGDLDQREISKIYGMTYANIDKIEAQAFDKLRQHLSRDLF
- the trmD gene encoding tRNA (guanosine(37)-N1)-methyltransferase TrmD, which codes for MRFDLLTIFPSMFESYFSESIIKRAVERGLLDIRAHDLRQWSEDKHRKVDDRPFGGGPGMVMAVGPFFKALRALRVGKSGRDGDTKKRNKMRVVLLSAKGKKFTHKEAVRLAKYKQLILLCGRYEGVDERVASELADEEISIGDYVLTGGELPAMVVVDAVARQVPGVLGKAESLVQESHAEEGVTEYPQYTRPEIFSPKKGVNWKVPKILLSGDHKKIAAWRTAKSRAKK
- a CDS encoding isochorismatase family protein; its protein translation is MTDRAVRIDLATDAIVNIDLQPTFMPGGGLPVAGGDEIIPLVQRLNLLFPPRQRYATLDKHPRGHISLASSYKGLAPYSQLTAAEVASWTAADNRFAAGAHFRLPDLQSYLAQVKTQTLWPDHGLIGTPESELHPDLVRRDYRFVLIKGTNPRCDSYSGLRDNLRHPTGLGELLHVDGVKRIFLTGLALDFCVGFTALDARDYGFEVFVIEDATRAVALPGTVEAMRAAFLKAGVRLIQSEDLIAF
- a CDS encoding NAD(+)/NADH kinase, with protein sequence MNKKIAIFGGSFNPAGRHHRAVAEALSQHFDEIIVVPCGPRPDKPIVVDIEPVHRAVMADLAFRGLPKVRVELFDLELDTYTRTIDLDRMFSREGEIWHVVGTDLVKGGRAKNSEIHHWERGPELWDNANFAVIQRAGYDIDPADLPPHSQLFRSEHSSSSSEIRERTFKRQPISDLVTPEVESYINRYNLYRGTTPQRSVSLKLDPRALIVADDRNPVAVELATSLQRLEDAANPNCIIVIGGDGTMIRAIRRHWRLRLPFIGLNAGHRGHLLNDLDKNGVPDVLESEKHVHQLPLLYSEVFDADGALADSSYAVNDTWVERASGQAAWIQVKVNNEIKIPKLVADGALVATASGSTAYAKAMGGKPLLVGAQEITLVGSNVTAPFGFKSASLPLDAAVEFESLNPQKRPIRAFVDGLEKGVVSRVKTRVSRIAAVEVAFSPKRDMAAKLADFFFTSAS